Proteins co-encoded in one Vulcanisaeta thermophila genomic window:
- a CDS encoding N-acetyltransferase: MTYISRAAKILSSRVSADVVILGPTVIGEGTIVEPMVVIGHPVRAKLMKALGSDLGIDEYMDSISSGSQIGSNCIIRSGTVIYEDVVLGDNVETGHNVLIREGTRIGSGTRVGSGVIIDGETIIGSNVSIQSMVYIPRGTVIEDGVFLGPNVVITNDKYPPSRRLDGVRIRRGAVIGANSTLIAGIEIGENAVVAAGSVVTKDVPPNKVVMGVPARPVYDVDVFIRKRAEYEGSKAP; encoded by the coding sequence ATGACGTACATATCAAGGGCAGCTAAGATACTGAGCAGCAGGGTAAGCGCCGACGTGGTGATACTGGGGCCCACGGTGATTGGCGAGGGAACCATTGTGGAGCCCATGGTTGTCATAGGGCACCCAGTAAGGGCAAAGCTAATGAAGGCCCTGGGGAGTGACCTGGGGATTGATGAGTACATGGACTCCATAAGCAGTGGCTCCCAAATTGGGAGTAACTGCATCATTAGGAGTGGTACCGTTATTTACGAGGACGTGGTCCTGGGGGACAACGTGGAGACTGGGCACAACGTATTGATTAGGGAGGGCACGAGGATTGGCAGTGGGACCAGGGTGGGCAGTGGGGTCATTATTGATGGGGAGACCATCATTGGTAGTAACGTGAGCATCCAGAGCATGGTCTACATACCCAGGGGTACGGTGATCGAGGATGGAGTGTTCCTGGGACCCAACGTGGTGATAACCAATGATAAGTACCCACCAAGCAGGAGGTTAGATGGCGTCAGGATCAGGCGTGGCGCCGTGATTGGCGCGAACTCCACGTTAATAGCGGGCATTGAGATTGGGGAGAATGCCGTGGTAGCAGCGGGCTCCGTAGTCACGAAGGACGTGCCACCCAACAAGGTGGTTATGGGAGTACCCGCTAGGCCCGTTTATGATGTTGACGTCTTCATAAGGA